From Ananas comosus cultivar F153 linkage group 8, ASM154086v1, whole genome shotgun sequence, one genomic window encodes:
- the LOC109714068 gene encoding cytochrome P450 90B1-like yields the protein MSPATLLAAAVTLVISTPVVLLLLLLLPFQRSANAKRKVSSTKRLPPGEMGWPVVGSTFAFLRPHRATALGDYMTQNISKYGRVFAARLFGRVSMVSADAELNRHVLNNDTRLFENAWPPHVPRLMGKHSTVMSGGDAHKQKKSIVLSFVSSARTQSSFVRGVEWQAAALVASWEGRDVVYGADEARKFSFYVISKKVMGMNPNSPKTDELCNAFMDLTKGFSSIPINLPGTTFYKALKGRAYIGKMVEQKMEEKSINERKGVDEEEDFVDWMLKNTSYSTEEMIDMIQGLIFGGHHTTAQTLSLAFYFLARCPKAIKQMREERVRCLKSKSEKGGSNLTWDDYKDSEFTQNVISETLRLGNVVRILLKKASVDTEYKDYVIPQGTGVIVHLAAAHLDESVFEDPYEFNPWRWETLSDTKKASFMPFGGGMRLCPGRDLARMEIAIFLHTLIQNYNFELIGPDHPMAKPQVDFRNGLPIKLKPVAN from the exons ATGTCCCCAGCAACTCTTCTTGCAGCTGCAGTAACTTTAGTGATCTCTACTCCTGTtgttctgctgctgctgctgctgctcccgTTTCAGCGGAGCGCTAATGCGAAGCGAAAGGTGTCGTCGACGAAGCGACTCCCGCCGGGGGAGATGGGGTGGCCCGTCGTCGGCTCCACCTTCGCCTTCCTCCGCCCGCACCGCGCCACCGCGCTCGGCGACTACATGACCCAGAATATCTCAAA GTACGGACGGGTGTTCGCGGCGAGACTGTTCGGGAGGGTGTCGATGGTGTCGGCGGACGCGGAGCTGAACCGGCATGTGCTGAACAACGACACGCGGCTTTTCGAGAACGCGTGGCCGCCGCACGTCCCGCGGCTGATGGGCAAGCACTCGACGGTGATGTCGGGGGGCGACGCGCACAAGCAGAAGAAGTCCATCGTCCTCAGCTTCGTGAGCAGCGCCAGGACCCAGTCCTCCTTCGTCCGCGGCGTCGAGTGGCAGGCCGCCGCCCTCGTCGCCTCCTGGGAAGGCCGCGACGTCGTCTACGGCGCCGACGAGGCCAGAAAG TTTTCATTCTATGTAATATCAAAAAAGGTGATGGGAATGAACCCTAACAGCCCGAAAACAGATGAGCTATGTAACGCATTCATGGACTTAACCAAGGGGTTCTCCTCAATTCCAATTAATTTGCCGGGAACAACATTCTACAAGGCTCTAAAG GGAAGGGCGTATATTGGAAAAATGGTGGAGCAGAAGATGGAAGAGAAGAGCATAAACGAAAGGAAGGGAgtcgacgaggaggaggactTCGTCGACTGGATGTTGAAGAATACGTCATACTCGACGGAGGAGATGATCGACATGATTCAGGGCCTGATTTTCGGCGGTCATCATACGACAGCGCAGACTTTATCTTTAGCATTCTATTTTCTAGCGCGTTGTCCAAAAGCTATCAAGCAGATGAGG GAAGAGCGCGTTCGATGTTTGAAATCCAAGAGTGAGAAAGGAGGGAGCAACCTAACATGGGATGATTACAAGGACAGCGAATTCACCCAAAAT GTCATTAGCGAGACTCTGCGACTGGGAAATGTTGTTAGGATTCTCCTTAAGAAAGCAAGCGTAGACACCGAATATAAAG ACTATGTGATTCCACAAGGAACTGGTGTCATAGTACACCTAGCTGCAGCACATTTGGATGAATCAGTTTTTGAAGATCCTTATGAATTCAATCCATGGAGATGGGAG ACTTTATCTGATACAAAGAAGGCCAGTTTCATGCCATTTGGTGGGGGGATGAGACTCTGTCCAGGTAGAGACCTAGCAAGGATGGAAATTGCAATATTTCTCCACACACTAATCCAAAACTACAATTTTGAGTTAATCGGACCGGATCATCCGATGGCGAAGCCACAAGTCGATTTCCGTAACGGTTTACCGATTAAGCTCAAACCGGTGGCTAACTAA
- the LOC109714069 gene encoding geraniol 8-hydroxylase-like codes for MSSCSDHVDVAALSLPLPPGPRPLPLVGNLHQLGRRSPHAALARLARRHGPLMSLRLGGRATVVVSTRAAARAMFTEHDAALAGRTVYEAMRYGGDGENEGSIITAQVGPAWRMLRRLCATGFFTAARLDALRGVRAACVDRLVRRLRAAAGSPVDLGRLLFLTAFNHTGNLVLSRDLLDMKEGEEFFYHAGRIMELVGKPNVADFVPWLRWLDPQGIQRGMAEHIGRALEIVGGLVKARVAERENGVRCGDEKKKDLLDVLLEFEGNGVDEPHKLSFDTINKVIVEIFIAGIDTTAGTMEWAMAELLRDRSAMAKAQSELRSAAADGEVEEQRLTALPYLRGVIKETLRLHPPLPLLVPHRAMRACSVLGFGVPEGAQVLVNAWALGRDPETWREPGRFWPERFGEGGEAAAVEFKGRHHEFIPFGSGRRMCPAIPLVSRLLPHVLAALLLAFDWDLPPPPPAARADVDMGERMGISLRKAVPLVAVPVPWRGTREF; via the exons ATGAGCAGCTGCAGCGACCACGTTGACGTCGCGGCCCTGTCGCTGCCGCTGCCCCCGGGGCCGAGGCCGCTGCCTCTGGTCGGCAACCTGCACCAGCTGGGCCGGCGGTCGCCGCACGCGGCGCTGGCGCGGCTGGCGCGGCGGCACGGCCCGCTGATGAGCCTGCGGCTGGGGGGGAGGGCGACGGTGGTGGTGTCGACGCGCGCGGCGGCGCGGGCGATGTTCACGGAGCACGACGCGGCGCTCGCGGGGCGCACGGTGTACGAGGCCATGCGctacggcggcgacggcgagaACGAGGGCTCGATCATCACGGCGCAGGTCGGCCCCGCGTGGCGCATGCTGCGCCGCCTCTGCGCCACCGGCTTCTTCACCGCCGCGCGCCTCGACGCCCTGCGCGGCGTCCGCGCCGCCTGCGTCGACCGCCTCGTCCGCCGCCTCCGGGCCGCCGCCGGCAGCCCCGTCGACCTCGGccgcctcctcttcctcacCGCCTTCAACCACACCG GTAATCTTGTGCTATCGCGGGACTTGCTGGACATGAAGGAAGGCGAGGAGTTCTTCTACCACGCAGGGCGGATAATGGAGCTGGTGGGGAAGCCCAACGTCGCCGACTTCGTGCCATGGCTGCGATGGCTCGACCCGCAGGGGATACAGCGCGGGATGGCAGAGCACATCGGGCGAGCGCTGGAGATAGTCGGCGGGTTGGTGAAGGCGAGGGTGGCCGAGAGGGAGAACGGAGTGCGGTGTGGGGACGAGAAGAAGAAGGATTTGCTCGATGTTTTGCTGGAGTTCGAAGGGAATGGAGTGGATGAACCACACAAACTCTCTTTCGATACTATCAACAAAGTTATTGTG GAAATATTCATCGCCGGGATCGACACGACGGCGGGGACGATGGAGTGGGCGATGGCGGAGCTGCTGCGGGACCGGTCGGCGATGGCGAAGGCCCAGTCCGAGCTGCGCAGCGCCGCCGCAGACGGCGAGGTGGAAGAGCAGCGGCTGACGGCGCTGCCGTACCTGAGGGGCGTGATCAAGGAGACGCTGCGGCTGCacccgccgctgccgctgctcGTGCCGCACCGCGCCATGCGGGCGTGCTCCGTGCTGGGGTTCGGCGTGCCCGAGGGGGCGCAGGTGCTGGTGAACGCGTGGGCGCTGGGCAGGGACCCGGAGACGTGGCGCGAGCCGGGGCGGTTCTGGCCGGAGCGGTTCGGCGAGGGCGGGGAGGCGGCTGCGGTGGAGTTCAAGGGCCGCCACCACGAGTTCATCCCCTTCGGCTCCGGCCGCCGCATGTGCCCCGCCATCCCCCTCGTCTCCCGCCTCCTACCTCACGTCCTCGCCGCCCTCCTCCTCGCCTTCGACTGGgacctccctcctcctcctcctgctgcCCGCGCCGACGTCGACATGGGCGAGCGCATGGGCATCTCGCTCCGCAAGGCCGTGCCCCTCGTCGCGGTGCCCGTCCCGTGGCGCGGCACGCGCGAATTTTAA